TCCCGAGATGTTCTCTTGCACGCACGGTCAAAACGTGTAGCGGTGAAGCGCAAAGATCTTTCACCCTTTCCCCCTTTTCccccttcccctcttctctttgagCCATTTCACAGGGATGCTTTTCGATGCACGAACGCGCAAGCCGGCATTTACCGTGCATCTTTGAGCATGTATGAAAATCCGCGCGTCTGCCTGCGATGCTATTTAGAGACGCCGGTGCCGTATAACAAACGTATCCGAGTCcactgtctgcatgcagttacATCGCCATCTCAGGGTCGGTCTGTGGGTCCAGAGATCCATACGCGAGGCCATGCCCACTGAATGTGGAAAGGTGAATGCCCGCGCAACACACACGAGGAAATGAGCTGAAGAGGCTGGTTCTGtgagtggagacagcgataggtttctctgtctcgaccTGTCGACAACTggatgtgtgtgtctcgttctgcggctttctgcttctgagTCGCGACATCCTTTTCGGCATCTGTCCACCCTCTCGTTCGCTCGACGGGATGTacgttcttctttccagtGCCTCCTCGACAGCACTCGCGAGAGCATTCTAGGGCGTCTGCCTTTTGTGAAGAAAACCGACGAGGCGTCGCGCGAGACGGTCATCGTGGCCAATTTGAAGAACCTCCCTGCAGAAGTTTCGCGGCCTCTGCTCTCCACGGAGGTcgaaaactgcatgcggcgctGCGTCgacttgtctctccttgAAGATGGGAAGCCGAACGGCACTCTTGAGACCACAGATGAGGCAGGTAACAAAGCGAAGACTTTTCTTCCTTGAATAGACTCTCGCGGGCAATCACCTGGCGCTTTCAAGGTCGGAATGGTGCCGTCGTGGGGTTCCCTTGTTCTatttttctgtcttgttctctttttctctcttgttctctttttctcttttcttttctctcgctctctcgtcgcttGCTTGCTCGCAGATCTCTTCTGGTTGATTTCGCATCCGACCAACGAGCTTGCTGACGCTGtctgctcgtttttctgcaggcATTCTGACGCTGAAGAATCTCttgaagcagagggagaaggagctcgagagcgagaaggagcagcGGCGCGCGCTGCAGCGGGAGCGGGACGCACTCGAGGAGACGGCTCATGCACTCCGCATTCGGGAGGCCTCTCGCGCGAACGAGTCTGAGCAtctgaagaaggaggtgGACCGCCTTCGCGGCTTGCTGGCCACCAGCTCGCAGCGAGGCCTGGGAGGAAAGACcgtgagagaggaaggcgcttTTCtagaagacgaaaagagaagaaagctggAGCTCGAACCCTGTGCGACACGAGACGAAGTGCCGACGCAGGGGGGGGGCAGAGGGGAGCTGTGGAGCACAGTAGATGAGGAGCTCGACAGCGAGTCccgagagaggggagagatacttcccttctctcggtCGCAGTCGCGGCATCCACATCTCCCCGAAGACTCGACATTGCCGTGCTTCTCATCGACATCAGGACGCGGACGGGGAAccgagagcgacgcgacTTCTCCCGTCTTGCCGACTTCCTCTGGCGCGCGTACGAACGCCCGACCCGCCGCCAcaggcgcgagaaaagaggatgGGCAACTCAGTGGCGAGGCGTCCATGCCTCGTGAGGCTCTGGACGCGCAGTTGGGATGGCTGAGGAACCAACTCATGTACGAGGCCtacctcgtttctctgcggcgccttcccctgccgctgctgctctACCACCTGTCGCCGGTCGGCGCGCGCGCTGCGCGCCGACCGGCGAGTGCTGTCGGAGACACTCGGAGACTGGCTCCTGCGAACTGTCTCCAGCGTTCGGAGACGCCAGGGTCTCCGCCGCGCCCCAGTGCGGGGTCGACGTCTCCGCCTGCGCTGAATCTCCCTGCGCGGCGACATCCCGCCTCTGGCGGCTCGAGCGGCCGCGGCGGCTCGGCcgcgtttttctgtccgGCTGTTGCGCCCACCcaaggcgacgcagaagcgtctttctcgctctcttggGAGAGCCGGCGTTTCCCCAACTTCCTCGTGTCTCTTGTGGAGGGCCTCGCAGCCGCTGCGCTCCCGCGTGCTCTCTACGAGTGCTGCAGGGTggcagctgtctccgttctggGAGAAGAGCGTCGGGGCGCGCTGGCGTTCGGAGGACGCGACGGCTTTGCGCGGGAGGTATCACACCGCATGTCCCTTCTCCAGGTGCAGCGAGACCGAGAAAAGcgccagagacgcgagagagtcgCGAAGGACTCGACCGAGTTCTCGGAGGAAGACCTGCAGATGCTCGCCTACGagctcctcctcctctgcgccCACTTGCACAGTCAGTACGCAGCCTTTGCGGCTCTGGTCGCGGAGGCAGACGCCGAGGGTGTGCgggagggaagcgaagaatCCCCAAAcgaggcgcagaagaagacagaaacccAGAGCGCTTCGGCCCGACACTCCGGCGAGGCGAtcgccgagaaggcgagcagagagagggaatgCGAGGCTGAGGTGGACGCGCTTCTCGACAAGACTGGGGCGGCGGCGCCTTCGAGGCGGCGCCGCACCCTGCTGGCGAGGCGCCTCAGTGCAAAGCGACAGGAGAGGCGAGCACCCGAGCGgcctgaagaagagatgactgggaaggaagcagaagacgcttCGAAGTCTGAGAAGAGTCGAAGAGGCACAACGCGGAAGAGCGgcggccttctcttcttctcacggGGCGCCTCGGGTCTCCTCACCCGGCCAACTGCGCCGGGGACTGAAcgggaggcgcaggcgaTGGCTGCTGAGCGGGTGGGAGGCAAttgcagcagagacgaggcgaCATTTGGCGAGAAGGCAGgaggcttctctccttctccgcgttctccCCGCCGCCTAGCGCAGGAGGACCAGCGGAAGGGAGAGGATCCGGCGAGCGACGGCCTCGCGCccttcggtgtctccgtgGAGGCCTGGCTCCGCCGGACCGGAGTGGTGCCTGAAGCCAGGGACGCAAGCGCGGCGTCTtggcgagaggaaggcctCAGTCGCGggaagagaacggcgacgcTGTCCAGATGGATTGCGCCGGATCCGCCGCTCCTGCACGCCAACGTGAAGCTGCTGCGTCAACTGCTGGTGCTCTCCAGAATTGCGTTTCAAATTccaagcagcagcagcaacatTCTGCTGCGACTCCTCGTCCCCGCAGCAGACTGTCTCTGGGCTGCAGGCAGCCGCAACTGTCTCCACCCTTGCGACCTTCGCTTCCGCGTCGCGCGCCTCACCGAGGCCTGGCAGGTGAGtgcaggcgagagaacaaaggcgaagcgaagaagaaggacagagaagacaagcagCAACAGACGGCacagacagcggagaggaccggcgaggagagcatggaaggggagaagaagaacgacgggaaggaaagaagagggagaacaacgCATGGAGAGAACTTTCCCGTGGGGGAGAAGCTTCTACGAGCTCCTGATGTTGCCCCATTGGAAATCTGTGGAGTTTTGAGGGGGACTGGAAAGGCGAGCGTTCGCAAGAAAAGTTGGCAgatgagaaaagagaaggaacaactTCGTTCCACCTTTGAGAAATGTCTTGCTTTCCCCAGAGCGTGATTTGCCGCTCTTGACATTTTTCtccgccttttctctttctctcatgACTTCTCTtatctccctgtctctcgacGTCCCCTGCTGAGGCACCCCAGGGAGACCGCTATCTGTGCAACTGCAGTGCTATTCGAGGTCTGTTTTTATGTTCCGTTTGCGCTTTTCTGTCAGATGGCGGCAGCGCCCGCGTCGGCGGCCTCGCTGGTCTCTCCCAAGGACATCGCGAGGAGGCCGCTGCGGAAGCCAGAGACATCTGTGACCTTTGTGCatccgaagaagagacgagaccAGCTGCTGCGCTTTGGAGGGAAGAAACTGAAAGAGGAGGAGTCTCAGCCTGTCTCCGACACCCGCCATGTAtcgttcctgtctcctggggctcgacagacaaacagagacagctgcagcgtgacctcgctctcctccgcACGCTCAGGCGAGCAGGTGGGAGCGTgtgaaagcgagaaggagaagacggacgagaagaaggagaaaaaggagaagaagccgggGCTGAAGAGCGCGCTGAAGCGCTTTAATgcacagacgacgaagaacgcgTTGAGCGTGATGGTCGGCCCGCAGGGGCATCTGCTGTGGGGcgcgcaggagaagaagttACGCGGAGTCACGGAGACAAATCCGGCGACCCGCGGCCTGTCCTGCCCTCACGACTTGCCGCCTGTCCAGGGAGGCTTCACGCTGTGGGGCGAcaaaaaaagcgaagaggGTGAGAAGGACGCGCGAAGGCAAAGTGGGGACCATTCGAGTCTTGGTGGGGTGTGTGAGTCGAAGAAAGGGTCTTGTCGCGACGGAAAACCTACGACCTTTTTGAAGCGTTTTTCGCCATCGTGTCTCGCGTTCGACCCCGTCTATAAGGCATTCGTCAAGCgacagctgcagctgctccacATGGCGACTCTTTTGCGATTTACGCggttcttccgcttcttctttggaGAGGCTCTCAGCCGCCGGGTCGCGGACCTCGCCCCCGAGCTTCTGCCCACACACCACAGAGACTCCAAAAGCTCCGAGgtcgcgtttccttcgctctctgcctcgccggCGCCGGGCGCCAGCTTCGAGGCCGGAGGAGGCCCTCTAGGCTCGGCGCGAAGGGCAACGCCCCTGCACCCGCCAGTCTCTGggaccttcttctcgtctctcgcccaGAGTCTTCGGCAACGGACGCGACCGGCGCGCTTCGGACCTCGCGGTCCCGAACCAGGGGAGGAGCTCCATGGGGACAACGAGACGGCATTCTTCAGTGAGccatttttctcttcctACCGAGCCCCGCCACCCTTCTCTGCGCTGTACACTCGAACAGAAggcagcgacgagagagCTGCACTTCTCTACTTCATTCTGTGTTTGCTGTGTCACGAGGCCGCTCCAGAGGCGCCATTCTGGGCGTACGGTGGAGACGGCGTCGtgagcgcggagacagaagggccAGCTGCATGTCCCCGGCCTCcggcgcggctgctgttTGCGTTGGAGGACCTCGCCGACGCCACTGCGGCTGCGGCGTCGCTCgaccttctccctctccggcAACTCGCCGCCTTCTACCACATTTTCCTTTACCTCTTCGAACTCGATCGTCTCCTCAGCCTCGCAAACGCTGCGGGCGCTTCGCCCTGCGGCTCGTGGGGCGACCCCACAGTCGACGTCGAGCTTCTTGAGGTGGAAGTCCAGGTCTTGAGCGAGAGGACCCGGGCAGAGTTGAAGAGCgaagcgaggcagaggagacaggagagagaggcgagaggagactggCACACGGAGGAGAGTcccgaggaagacgaaactATCTGGGAGCTGCGCTGCACGCACCGGACTCGAAGCGGTTCCGAAATGCTGCAGAGACTTCTCTTCATgatgactgcatgcgcagatcTCGATTCCGCGATACGCATCGCCCTCGCCAGGCGCTGggaagcgaaacagagacaggacacAGGGAGACACGGACAAGGAGACGCccgcggagacggcgaaagCGCAGATCACGAAAAAAAGCTCTTTCTGGAAGTGCCAAGAAGGCCAGGAGGAGAGATGAGCGATGgtgagaaacgaggaaaaatgGCTTCGGATTAATTACGATGGGTTTTTAAGGCAATACGAGGGCATTTGTTTCTTGGATGTGGCTGTCGTTTTCTCGGGGCTTCTTCCAGTGGAGAGCGATTCCggaaaatgcatgcatgcttcgCACAGACCTTCGAGGTCGACACCAGCCGAATGACCCGTAGAAACGACTCCGCAGAAAAAATAGTGTTTCGTCGGACGTTTCGTCTAGGTTGCTCGTCTTGCGCTCGAATGGCTGCTCCTAAGCCGTTGCGATTTTCTCAAGAACTGCGCCCACTCTGTTTtttgcgcgttttctctctcgttttccttgtccttacttccttttctcgctgtcctcgctgtctgtATCTTCTTCATGTCTCAGCTTCACTTTCCTGTCTgactttctcctctcctctcatAAGAAGCCCCTCTACATCTTTCGCAggctcttctcttgttcgtcGCCGGTTtttttccgcgtttctttcttcttctccccgtgGCTTTGTTCAAGTCGCCTACCTTCTTCCGTCGCTTCTTTATTTTCTGCTGCGTGTGCttccctcctcctccgcctcctctttCCAGGCACAAGTGCGAGCTTCTGCTCAGATTCAGAGTGCAGCGCGATGTTCCTCTCagacgtggagagagaggcggcggcgtCAGGGTCTGGGGCAGCGGCGAAGAGCCGCTTGCGCGCgccctcgcgtttctttcgtcgctctcgaaGCTCACGCGCGCTGTCTGTTGCAGGGCACCTCGGCCTTTCTGGAGACTCCGAGGGCGAGGGCGTCTCCGTCagcggcgggagagagacacgagacgTCGCCAGAGCAGACGACGGGCGCCCTCCGCTGCCCCAGGTCCGGCTCGCCCGGTCGCAGTCGCGGAGGCTAGGCTCCCGTCGCCGCAAGCAGACAAGCGAGGATCGAGGAGAAGTGGATccgacgagagaggagaattCACACGTTCTTGGGCTGCCTCGCGAGCAGCTGCTGGCGGCCTTCTGGGCCATGGACGTTCCACTGctcctttcgcttcttctgcttctctccaagTGCTGTCTAGACAGCCGAAACGCCTCTGGGCTCCACGTCGACGCGCCCGTCCTCGCGCAGggcctcgtcctcgtctcccaGGCTGCGCAGCTCGGCGTCGACCCCACAGCTGTCTCCACGCGCGAGGAGACGTGGAGACACCGCCGCcgggagacaggcgcggcAGAGACCAAAGGCGGCGCGAGTGGGCCTTTGCCTGCTGAGCTCTCGAGGTGCTTCAACTTGAGAAAGGCTGCGCGGGCCGGCGCGGGCCTCTTGCCCCTGTCGCTTCAGTCGCCTGCTCTGCTCCTCGCGGCCTGCGTCTGGCGAAACGCCGCAACTGCCTCGTCCCTCGCCAACGTCGACTTGTTCTACGAGGAGACTGGAGACcgaagacgcagagcagATGGTGCGGAGGCGACAGCGGAGTCTCTCGAGGCTTTCCACGCGTCCGCCTCgccatgcatgcaagacCTCAACCTCCACGCGTCGCCCTGcccctctcgtctctcgagCCACACGTCGACTGTCTCCCCCGGAGCCGCTCTCGAGCCCCAGCCGGGGGCGGCGGGGCAAGCGGGCTCGGGTGCGGCTGTGGAGCCTCAGGGTGAGAGGGGCACAGTCTCTGCGGAGGGTGTCTCCGTCCAGAAGAAAACCGACAGTCCGGCTTTGGGACGCGTAGGTTCTTTGGGACTGCCCGAGAGCCGCCAGGCGGAGCTGCTCGGCGAGCTGCGCGTCGGCGCGAGTGTGGGGCCTGACGGCAAGGCTCTGGCGCCGACGGGCGCTGCTTCTGACGAGGCCTTCGCCCCGATCGGCCCCGAGGTCGTCGAGGCTGTCGCCGAGATCCTCTGCGCCTTCCCCACCTTCTTGAAAAAGCCTTTCGCGGAATCAGCGGAAGCCGAGCCGCCTGCGCTCGTCCTCGCGGCGGCCGCTGCCGGCATCCGGAGTGGCGCTACGACTCCGGTGCCGTCTCCGGCTCTTGATCTCAACGCGTCCGAAAGGCCGGAGGCTGACGCGGAGGGCGCGGGGCGGGGGTCCGAGCGCGGCGAGACGCTGCGGGGCGCGGAGGAGGGCGACGGGTCGtccggcgagaagaaggaaatccgagatcgaggaggaaagacgcCCAGACGCGGATTGTCTCGCAGGAGTCTCTTCGGCGGCTCAGGCGGCTCCAGCAGCCTCTCGGGCCTCCGCGCGCCGCCCGAAGAGGCCGCGCAGAAGGGCCTGGAGTCCCCGCGAGCGCCAccgccgtctccctctcccgaGGACCCACAGAAGGTGTCCCGGAGCCGGTcggttctgcttctcgccagGAACCGCCGCAAGTCCGCCGCGCCCCACGCCGGTGGCGCCCAAGGGGCCGGTAGGCGCGCGGGGCCCGAGCCGCGGACGCCCAGGGCCCAGGGGGCCGTGGCAGGTGGGGCGACCAGGCAGGAGGAGCCCGCGGCGGAGGACTGGGCGCTGCACAGGAAACGCGCGCTCCGGctcgtggaggagacgccgctCAGGTGGTTTGCAGTGGTTTACGAAGCGCCGGAGCGCGTTCAGGCCGAGAGCCGTTTTGCCGCGCAGCTTGCGGGGCGGGCGGCGGAGGACGAGGGATGCgccggagaagcagcgaggctctgtttcttcgacGAGCCAGTGGAGCGGCGAAATTTCATGCATGAGCTAAAGAATGCCGGCTGGTTCGGAGGCGATTGGTGGACGGTCAGCGAGACGCGTCTCCGTCAGTggggacacagagacagtgcTTGGAGCCAAGGTGAGAAGTGAGGCAAGACGCGAGCTGGagacgtttttctttttcctcc
This window of the Toxoplasma gondii ME49 chromosome VI, whole genome shotgun sequence genome carries:
- a CDS encoding hypothetical protein (encoded by transcript TGME49_242780), which produces MLTSCLYPVHTGRVLAPRLRLLSPSTFRYLSFLFLCLSSSLRFFCHSLFVVLALVARPPLFAPSPLVSSLDFLPLWRIFRASSLSRFWCLLAVRRRLCAILDHDVLRSVGTPQTMAPAGASSSPPPGGGRETAPLASSLSPAEQLVFDVKAAAAWTLLHEEFICHLRRFSDDLRALHSKGLAVASEVSSVSAGSTKPEGVGTALSRSLTSFLSLCLAEANQADRLATRLKAEATTPVEAVLEKTQSPQAEQENEDANTPRATGQTPTGSGVQTAGVAGEVAATAEVQKAAKKLQLAHEELKKSEDSLKELVSLFGSSVAPRLLQKAEERVDRAKRLHATAEADYRSVVHANARPEVTGREETPKARLLAPQKRQDPCSWLVSLVHARPSDALGGFVVAANAGEKRAIVFSSSLGTACVLALRASATCLLDSTRESILGRLPFVKKTDEASRETVIVANLKNLPAEVSRPLLSTEVENCMRRCVDLSLLEDGKPNGTLETTDEAGILTLKNLLKQREKELESEKEQRRALQRERDALEETAHALRIREASRANESEHLKKEVDRLRGLLATSSQRGLGGKTVREEGAFLEDEKRRKLELEPCATRDEVPTQGGGRGELWSTVDEELDSESRERGEILPFSRSQSRHPHLPEDSTLPCFSSTSGRGRGTESDATSPVLPTSSGARTNARPAATGARKEDGQLSGEASMPREALDAQLGWLRNQLMYEAYLVSLRRLPLPLLLYHLSPVGARAARRPASAVGDTRRLAPANCLQRSETPGSPPRPSAGSTSPPALNLPARRHPASGGSSGRGGSAAFFCPAVAPTQGDAEASFSLSWESRRFPNFLVSLVEGLAAAALPRALYECCRVAAVSVLGEERRGALAFGGRDGFAREVSHRMSLLQVQRDREKRQRRERVAKDSTEFSEEDLQMLAYELLLLCAHLHSQYAAFAALVAEADAEGVREGSEESPNEAQKKTETQSASARHSGEAIAEKASRERECEAEVDALLDKTGAAAPSRRRRTLLARRLSAKRQERRAPERPEEEMTGKEAEDASKSEKSRRGTTRKSGGLLFFSRGASGLLTRPTAPGTEREAQAMAAERVGGNCSRDEATFGEKAGGFSPSPRSPRRLAQEDQRKGEDPASDGLAPFGVSVEAWLRRTGVVPEARDASAASWREEGLSRGKRTATLSRWIAPDPPLLHANVKLLRQLLVLSRIAFQIPSSSSNILLRLLVPAADCLWAAGSRNCLHPCDLRFRVARLTEAWQMAAAPASAASLVSPKDIARRPLRKPETSVTFVHPKKRRDQLLRFGGKKLKEEESQPVSDTRHVSFLSPGARQTNRDSCSVTSLSSARSGEQVGACESEKEKTDEKKEKKEKKPGLKSALKRFNAQTTKNALSVMVGPQGHLLWGAQEKKLRGVTETNPATRGLSCPHDLPPVQGGFTLWGDKKSEEGEKDARRQSGDHSSLGGVCESKKGSCRDGKPTTFLKRFSPSCLAFDPVYKAFVKRQLQLLHMATLLRFTRFFRFFFGEALSRRVADLAPELLPTHHRDSKSSEVAFPSLSASPAPGASFEAGGGPLGSARRATPLHPPVSGTFFSSLAQSLRQRTRPARFGPRGPEPGEELHGDNETAFFSEPFFSSYRAPPPFSALYTRTEGSDERAALLYFILCLLCHEAAPEAPFWAYGGDGVVSAETEGPAACPRPPARLLFALEDLADATAAAASLDLLPLRQLAAFYHIFLYLFELDRLLSLANAAGASPCGSWGDPTVDVELLEVEVQVLSERTRAELKSEARQRRQEREARGDWHTEESPEEDETIWELRCTHRTRSGSEMLQRLLFMMTACADLDSAIRIALARRWEAKQRQDTGRHGQGDARGDGESADHEKKLFLEVPRRPGGEMSDGTSASFCSDSECSAMFLSDVEREAAASGSGAAAKSRLRAPSRFFRRSRSSRALSVAGHLGLSGDSEGEGVSVSGGRETRDVARADDGRPPLPQVRLARSQSRRLGSRRRKQTSEDRGEVDPTREENSHVLGLPREQLLAAFWAMDVPLLLSLLLLLSKCCLDSRNASGLHVDAPVLAQGLVLVSQAAQLGVDPTAVSTREETWRHRRRETGAAETKGGASGPLPAELSRCFNLRKAARAGAGLLPLSLQSPALLLAACVWRNAATASSLANVDLFYEETGDRRRRADGAEATAESLEAFHASASPCMQDLNLHASPCPSRLSSHTSTVSPGAALEPQPGAAGQAGSGAAVEPQGERGTVSAEGVSVQKKTDSPALGRVGSLGLPESRQAELLGELRVGASVGPDGKALAPTGAASDEAFAPIGPEVVEAVAEILCAFPTFLKKPFAESAEAEPPALVLAAAAAGIRSGATTPVPSPALDLNASERPEADAEGAGRGSERGETLRGAEEGDGSSGEKKEIRDRGGKTPRRGLSRRSLFGGSGGSSSLSGLRAPPEEAAQKGLESPRAPPPSPSPEDPQKVSRSRSVLLLARNRRKSAAPHAGGAQGAGRRAGPEPRTPRAQGAVAGGATRQEEPAAEDWALHRKRALRLVEETPLRWFAVVYEAPERVQAESRFAAQLAGRAAEDEGCAGEAARLCFFDEPVERRNFMHELKNAGWFGGDWWTVSETRLRQWGHRDSAWSQALRRSASSRQFFFLSPALPSRVELQQEEAAASQLLTLFFLLLLQNQLQDYRRFFEPASLAHALGLWRSLVRLLLQLVQQRSLSTPSEAITDPGCPACPTSFTGTVIPGGLRAPAGVPAGASVEAEEARRALAPGVCGRTFWAGSAGGGPFFEQCETQAVLLDWRHLEEGDLALWQASVEQRFAALLQISRERGKSFIARGERCSHDEATGGRTSFRESSRRRDREGRERERDEGDPSVNQTSGSGDARHSRLLPFFSPSPGLRSRFALPFFSPGGLGRRATGEAGSSFLDCSEELHCDDENMLRLSLALSGPSILEDSLRCFIYQSLTSAAGREFRGAFVALEADREAQREGRGYSERTRQWKRTTDSPVPADLLRLCEQEQDALLDQVVASLRGFLSHVREELLLYSPVFAPHLPLRNEFSFLILSAARLLVAALLAEVFRTAVWAGTGGEVELLPAKGGAELLEVLGEFEKLCKEVTLSRVSALQPLAIPPLLPPMAPAFLSSVSVRLDAVSSMLRSFLERDSLVPVDPPHSSYSEKAADCWHVVCNLAAAVLETPAPISWILPPFLKFLHSFFVAFSSFCALSPSAAEEGTSAALLLPLLALEQRQLKNFLSLLSAEGRKALKVDAALQSAAMLALAQMSDAEGSKKKRAALTWASFVKMGQRMWGEDEDQKRQRREKHRHSAGFSGDFLEPPCPRGAPSDAGESSAYESAAPSDVESSTRRGRKSFFQVFDSSRGARAKGGAESDGERKEASRASERSSLPPPAPCQQVEGAARTKRGDCSRRRGRGLSLRLKAERETQAARIGPDLALLLQGVDEAERMQRRSCEALAEETRAGRGDTCDEKEEREGKQKRDEENKNRRPDCADGSARCGERSTGGTQSQGVLRWLVKLQNVDMFMRELQKLQAKLRAELERRARERNPKDVEIVEKLATLAGVSEASEEEVEREESEGGIARNQRRAFCQVEQDAQILDLEEMLNQRMQQLHDLLHNTALKVCETAAAYIVYYELQHDIFDRLYGEKEFSFYTLERIVAALPNTVERFFAAAPEGYQDEAAAAFTRCLTQAWCLLLTELGYSGHVFSESEVSTLEADLESLRHYMKSNEISPIFEIASASGEKVSLDMLEKVEDFLVMLARDGACLARVESEKEAERRRTSERDGAGARERSRSFFRGRSSSRRRGSMSPRAGSEEDGKRSRGVSPAFFSFATRAESGNRGFPGETESHTEPVFRAGGGRTSDEDGKDEKKKKGGMGSVGRWMKKNLMGTSAPAKLERRRIPAMSGTSDKEEKKDKVNRRGREKQPGRCDRRSKQRQGRRGTKRERKQRQTGKKEGEVPVEIGEKEWEERDREKPLAGRKEEKNRASGGRWTSVLVLHVRESRKNRMKDASNEDRTHALTE